One region of Armigeres subalbatus isolate Guangzhou_Male chromosome 3, GZ_Asu_2, whole genome shotgun sequence genomic DNA includes:
- the LOC134221596 gene encoding zinc finger MYM-type protein 1-like, with protein MDIRKFFSNAATSKRKPKDIFEKASGSTISESQDDKQIMETHPVGASGSDEAAIMAAKNILENVPVNLQMVTAFAKQAEANRKIIKSIISTVLFCGTHDLPFRGKENHTGVFEDLIHFKAESGDTALYDHVSQGKKNATYLSPQIQNQIISICGDIVLAELLNDARNAAAYSILADESCDISGKEQLSIGVRFFDSRKKEIREEFLGFVELDAMDANAIATSIANFLQKTGLDPDKCVGQGYDGCSTMAGKDNGVQKRLREVYPKAVFVHCASHRLNLVVNDLNQVPQIRNAVSTVKDIINFFKESTIRRKYIPNIPSLCETRWSQKYKSISVFNANVDNIIEALETLADEGNVATRKNAYQLHSAATRSEFIFSLKLIAKYSALMEPVVNVMQGKSVDMLQCKKHIQNILCIVKKHRENAESVTKELLIEASSTAEAAGFEMTPPRTTQRQKHRDCALEVALWDVTKIIGNTLSVHRSGNGVKAGVAERVLHAYRNHCVVSISSSLLLGRFLSTREHLRQPIEDDPPQEFPNCVNQTYRPDSPAASLVLAAVPGYSTFLGSYPRPGTCGVPP; from the exons ATGGATATCCGGaagtttttcagca ATGCTGCTACTTCTAAACGAAAAccaaaagacattttcgaaAAAGCAAGCGGCTCAACGATTTCCGAATCGCAGGACGATAAGCAAATAATGGAAACACATCCGGTTGGCGCTTCTGGATCTGATGAAGCGG CTATTATGGCCGCAAAGAACATATTGGAAAATGTTCCAGTAAATCTGCAAATGGTTACAGCATTTGCCAAACAAGCCGAGGCAAAcaggaaaattataaaatccataATTTCTACCGTTTTATTTTGTGGAACCCATGACTTACCGTTCCGAGGAAAAGAAAATCACACTGGAGTTTTCGAAGATTTAATTCATTTCAAAGCAGAATCAGGAGATACAGCTCTGTATGATCACGTTTCACAAGGCAAGAAAAATGCCACTTATCTATCGCcacaaattcaaaatcaaattatcTCTATTTGTGGTGATATCGTGCTCGCTGAACTTTTGAATGACGCTCGAAACGCTGCAGCATACAGTATTCTGGCAGACGAATCTTGTGACATTTCAGGCAAAGAGCAACTGTCGATTGGAGTTCGTTTTTTTGACagcagaaaaaaagaaattcgTGAGGAATTCTTGGGATTTGTCGAACTTGACGCCATGGATGCTAATGCAATTGCTACAAGCATCgccaattttcttcaaaaaactgGTCTGGATCCGGATAAATGTGTTGGTCAAGGATATGATGGATGTTCTACAATGGCAGGTAAAGATAATGGAGTACAAAAAAGATTACGCGAAGTTTATCCGAAAGCTGTCTTTGTGCACTGTGCCAGCCATCGATTGAACCTAGTCGTTAATGACCTGAATCAAGTCCCACAAATCCGGAATGCAGTGAGTACGGTCAAGGAcataataaacttttttaaagaATCTACCATTCGTCGGAAATACATACCCAATATTCCAAGCCTTTGCGAAACACGTTGGTCTCAGAAATATAAAAGCATTTCGGTTTTCAATGCAAATGTCGATAACATCATTGAAGCATTGGAAACACTTGCTGATGAAGGAAACGTGGCGACACGTAAAAATGCATATCAATTACATAGCGCGGCGACAAGatctgaatttattttttcgttGAAGTTGATTGCGAAGTATTCGGCATTGATGGAGCCAGTCGTCAATGTAATGCAGGGAAAATCCGTTGACATGTTGCAATGTAAGAAACACATTCAAAACATCCTCTGCATAGTGAAAAAACATCGGGAAAATGCGGAGAGCGTGACAAAAGAACTGTTAATCGAAGCATCTTCAACGGCAGAGGCTGCAGGATTTGAAATGACTCCGCCAAGAACTACGCAGCGACAAAAGCACAGG GACTGTGCTCTGGAAGTAGCTCTTTGGGATGTGACAAAGATAATCGGAAACACGCTATCTGTGCATCGCAGCGGCAATGGTGTCAAAGCCGGCGTTGCTGAACGCGTTCTTCACGCTTATCGTAACCACTGCGTAGtatcgatctcctcttcgctTCTGTTGGGACGCTTTCTCAGCACTCGCGAGCACCTTCGTCAGCctattgaggatgatcctcCGCAGGAGTTTCCCAACTGTGTCAATCAGACATATAGGCCGGATTCCCCGGCGGCTTCCCTGGTTTTGGCAGCAGTACCTGGGTATTCCACATTTCTGGGAAGTTACCCCCGTCCAGGCACTTGTGGAGTACCGCCCTGA